The following are from one region of the Streptomyces fradiae genome:
- the uraH gene encoding hydroxyisourate hydrolase, whose amino-acid sequence MSTDTTASVSTHILDTSIGRPAEGVAITLTARAGSDAAWVALGGSATDADGRCKDLPALPEGTTHVRLDFRTESYFLTQQNKQAEAQQDAPANRDSGATGVFFPEVAITFAVVPGEHYHVPLLLNPFGYSVYRGS is encoded by the coding sequence ATGAGCACCGACACCACCGCATCGGTGTCCACCCACATCCTGGACACCAGCATCGGCCGGCCGGCCGAGGGCGTGGCCATCACGCTCACGGCCCGCGCCGGCTCCGACGCCGCGTGGGTGGCCCTGGGCGGCTCCGCCACCGACGCGGACGGGCGCTGCAAGGACCTCCCGGCCCTGCCGGAGGGCACCACCCACGTACGGCTCGATTTCCGGACCGAGTCGTACTTCCTGACACAGCAGAACAAGCAAGCCGAGGCGCAGCAGGACGCCCCCGCGAATCGGGACAGCGGTGCGACCGGTGTGTTCTTCCCGGAGGTGGCGATCACGTTCGCCGTCGTCCCGGGCGAGCACTACCACGTACCGCTGCTGCTCAACCCGTTCGGCTACTCCGTTTACCGAGGGAGCTAG